The region TGTAAGTTTCCATTCGCATCAACTGTCGCGTCAGCACCTTCACTTCCTTGGAAGTTAGGAACGATAACGTTAGAGTTAGTAGTAATTGGATAAGTACGATCTACAAAAGCTTTAAACCAACCTGTTGTATAATCAGCAGATGGTAATAAAGTCCAGCTTGAACCACTATTAGTTGTTTTATAAACAATTGGTTGGTAACCACTCATGTGAATAGGATTTCCTGCACGGGAACCTAATATAATTACGTATCCAATAGTTCCATCTTCACTCCAAGCTTGTAATGGACCAGAACCGGAAATTAAAGCACTTCCATCGGTACGTGTATTAACAGGAGGAACGAATGAGTCAACTGACCATACAAACGCACCTGCATTAAATTGGCCTTTAACCATTGCTGCACCACGTAAACCAAAACCTAAATTTGAAGAAGTGTTGTTTGGATCGTTAACAATCATTGCCATTGAACGCACTAAACCACCTTCGATTGAAGCGAATGAAGTACGAGACATATAGTGCTTCTTAATAGTTGGAGCAGCATCTAAATGAGCTTGCTGATCTGAACCAGGAGCATTAGTACCGGCTCCATTTAATGATTTTGACGCATACCAGTTTCCTAACCATCCTGAACCACCTGTTACAGGACCCATACCTACAACGTAGGCGTTATTTTTGTCAGTGTTACCAAGTGGGTTATAAATACCACCTTGAGGATAACGGCCTAAGTTAGCGGCGCTTGTCCAGATACAAGTAGAATCCCATACGATAGAAGGCCATCCTGTACCAATCATGGCTACGATTGTACCTGAGTTGCCGTTTGATGCAGCGTTATAGGTAGCGCTCTTGCGATGAATGAACGAAACAGTGTTTACTGCTTTGTTGTACGTTAGAGGTTTTGAAGAAGATACTAAATATCCAAACACGTTCATTGAACCTGTGAATTTAGTAGCTGCCATAACTTTACCTGTTTGGTTAATGTTATGTTTAATTTGTTTAACCGGACCAACAACAGTAGAACTGATTTGGTTAGGGTTTTCGTTGTACTCGGTACGGATGATGCGTTCAATAGCACCATTCGGTTTTGCGAGTCTTCCGTTTTGCGGGTACGCGCTGATAGCTGCTAAAAGCGCCGACCCTAGGAGTAGATGTTTATTCATGATTTGTGTGATTTATTTATTTAATTAATTAAACGTTTAAAAATACCAAACTTATATAAAGTACCAAAATTAAATTTTACAATTTTTTAATTTCACCTTAATACAATAACAAACATTAATTGCTACTGTTCGAAGGAGTTTTGTTAAAATAGAAACTAAAAACCTTTTAGCTTTTCGCTAATGCAAAAATAGCTTTTGATTTTGAATGATTTAACTATAAAAGGGTAATTGTTGTAAAGCCATTGTAACATGGCTTGCGGGAATTAGCACTAAGTTAATACAAAAAACATGAATATCCAAATTATTGAAGAATTAATTTTTCCGTTATCACATTATTATCTAAACGAACAGTAATATAATATACACCTCGCGTGAAATTATCCAGGTTAATTGTCATTGAATTGTCATTTGAAAAATTTGCTTCTTTGAAAACTTTTCTACCTAAGTTATCCATAATTGTTATTTGATTTATTTTTTCTTTTTCACTCTGAATGAAAAATAATCCATTACTTGGATTTGGGTAAACTGAGATTTGAGATTTTCCATCAAAATCTTCAGTTAATCCAATAACATTACAGCCCGATGTAAGTGGGTAATAAGCAGGGTATAATGTAGAACTAGTAGGTACTGTATAAGTCGAACTACAAAAGCTTGCATGGTCTATGTAATAATGTTGAACAGGTAGTGATCCGTCAGCTATAGGATTGGTGGTTATTGTGAGAGGAACATTATTGCAACTTGAACTATTACCGCTTGCTTTTGGGCTCATAAAGTGAAAGTAAGATTGCTGGTCGGCATTAGTGCCCGTTGTAACATTAAAACGATTGGTTGATAGAAATGTTGTATTATCAAAAGATTTCATTTTTATATCAGGATAAATATTCCATTTTGCACCTACAATTGTACTGTCGGATTCTGTCCAACTATAAAATATTCTTTTTCCATCTACACTTCGGCTCATTTGAATTCTTGTGCCTAATTCAAATTTTCCGAACATCCCATTTATCCATGGGTTAGAAGGCTCTGTTGCGGGTACAAATTCAGTGCCCATCGAGTCAACAGTCATTACTCCCCAGCTCCCAATCGAATTGCATTTGAAGTCATATAAAGTTGGGTAACCAAAGGATCCTCCATAAGCATGCTTGTATTGTTGTGGTCCAAATGTATAGATGTAGTCTAAAGAATCCGGATGCGAACTATATGCGCCAACTACAGTAGCTGCGATATGTAAAGCACCTGAGTTATCTACGGTTGCATCCCAACCTTCCTGCACATCAAAATAGGGCACGGCCAAATTACTGTTTGTATTCACAGTTGCAATTCGATTTCTGATTACAGGGGAAAGAAATGTTGTTTGTGGAAGAAGAGCCCACGTTGAACCGGAGTTAGTAGTCTTATACACAATGGGCTGATAGCTTTGCTGACATGGATTGGCACCGCAGGATACCCCTAATAAAACAACATATCCAATGGTTCCACTTTCATCCCATGCCTGTAAAACTTTCTCGTTTAAATATTTTCCTCCTCCCGGTTTTGACATTACACAGGGTATAAACGAATCAACACTCCAAACAAATGCACCTGCATTAAATTGACCTTTAGTCATAGCGGCGCCTCTCAATCCAAATATTGCGGGGTTGTTACTGTTAGGGTCATTTAATATTAATCCCATAGAGCGAACGAATCCACCTTCAATACTAGAGAATGAATGCATCGATAAAGAATGTTTTTTAATTGTTGGCGATGCGTTTAAGTGCGCTTGTTGGTCGATTCCTGGCGTTGGAGTTCCGGCTCCATTCAGAGATTTGCTCGAATAGAAATTTCCAGTCCAGCCAATAGCAGGATCCATTAGTGGACCACAACCAATTAAATACGCATTGTTTTTATTTGTATTCCCTAATGGATTATAAATTCCGCCTTGCGGATATCTAGCGGCAATGCTTGTTGTATTCGTCCAAACACATGTTGAATCCCAACTTATACCGTTGTTACTTGAGATCATTCCAACAACACTTCCTGAATTACTGAAGGGGCTTGTCACATACGTTGGACTCTTACGATGAATAAAAGAAATGATATTCACGTTCGGCGTAAATTGTAATGGTTTGGAAGTAGAATTCAAAACACCAAAAACGTTCATGGAAGAAGTAAACTTTGTGGCTGCAGCAGCTACCTTCATTGTATTCTCTGTTATTACTTGGTGCTTTGCTCCGGAAATTCTAACAGGAGTATTTACACCAGTAATCGTACTGATGTTTTC is a window of Bacteroidota bacterium DNA encoding:
- a CDS encoding T9SS type A sorting domain-containing protein; its protein translation is MNKHLLLGSALLAAISAYPQNGRLAKPNGAIERIIRTEYNENPNQISSTVVGPVKQIKHNINQTGKVMAATKFTGSMNVFGYLVSSSKPLTYNKAVNTVSFIHRKSATYNAASNGNSGTIVAMIGTGWPSIVWDSTCIWTSAANLGRYPQGGIYNPLGNTDKNNAYVVGMGPVTGGSGWLGNWYASKSLNGAGTNAPGSDQQAHLDAAPTIKKHYMSRTSFASIEGGLVRSMAMIVNDPNNTSSNLGFGLRGAAMVKGQFNAGAFVWSVDSFVPPVNTRTDGSALISGSGPLQAWSEDGTIGYVIILGSRAGNPIHMSGYQPIVYKTTNSGSSWTLLPSADYTTGWFKAFVDRTYPITTNSNVIVPNFQGSEGADATVDANGNLHFVSMAYGHYSPHVDSLGYRFVFGTEQYSYGNNGPFNYPMIYDWTLGNSGTWGYHVVDSMGTEGPSGTSGQPGYGTNPWSDGSGAKMDLDARIQVSRSADGRKLFYSWTESDSTIVGLKWNIYPDIKMKGYDVTVNLMTPRINVSTGVTNADQQSYYHYMSDRAQGSSFNCMTVPFTITYNSTNDGSTNVNTYYLDHAQLCPSSFTVPVMAPVSVGNVAKSEVSFDVMNFPNPASDASTIVVGLKEASNFEVAVYNSVGQLIDTYKVNGHVGSNEIHIDLSNFASGVYVYNVKVGNSSVTKKLIVE
- a CDS encoding T9SS type A sorting domain-containing protein — encoded protein: MKKLLLLLFGIYFSLTLFSQNSAITKKATGFKNGQSQYIPEENISTITGVNTPVRISGAKHQVITENTMKVAAAATKFTSSMNVFGVLNSTSKPLQFTPNVNIISFIHRKSPTYVTSPFSNSGSVVGMISSNNGISWDSTCVWTNTTSIAARYPQGGIYNPLGNTNKNNAYLIGCGPLMDPAIGWTGNFYSSKSLNGAGTPTPGIDQQAHLNASPTIKKHSLSMHSFSSIEGGFVRSMGLILNDPNSNNPAIFGLRGAAMTKGQFNAGAFVWSVDSFIPCVMSKPGGGKYLNEKVLQAWDESGTIGYVVLLGVSCGANPCQQSYQPIVYKTTNSGSTWALLPQTTFLSPVIRNRIATVNTNSNLAVPYFDVQEGWDATVDNSGALHIAATVVGAYSSHPDSLDYIYTFGPQQYKHAYGGSFGYPTLYDFKCNSIGSWGVMTVDSMGTEFVPATEPSNPWINGMFGKFELGTRIQMSRSVDGKRIFYSWTESDSTIVGAKWNIYPDIKMKSFDNTTFLSTNRFNVTTGTNADQQSYFHFMSPKASGNSSSCNNVPLTITTNPIADGSLPVQHYYIDHASFCSSTYTVPTSSTLYPAYYPLTSGCNVIGLTEDFDGKSQISVYPNPSNGLFFIQSEKEKINQITIMDNLGRKVFKEANFSNDNSMTINLDNFTRGVYYITVRLDNNVITEKLILQ